Proteins found in one Actinokineospora alba genomic segment:
- a CDS encoding RES family NAD+ phosphorylase, which translates to MSRLPQPPVPAALKTLLRIDEDVVAVHSGTHLVRVFAAGGAHRQRWNSFRYTGPLPHARFDPHPVNRDGGPTTESGHGALYFGLTVRTSVAEVFQQTSVVDRSTRRPHLVVFRPQRTLRLLDLCGLWPTRAGASQEISSGNKTVTQAWARAIRSAHPELDGVWYRSSMDSGEPAICLWDPPARGSLPTSPDLLLPLDYPGLDLPLARICEELNYTLL; encoded by the coding sequence ATGTCACGGCTCCCCCAGCCGCCGGTTCCTGCTGCCCTCAAAACCTTGCTGCGTATCGATGAGGACGTCGTCGCCGTCCACAGTGGAACGCACCTGGTCCGCGTCTTCGCGGCGGGCGGCGCACACCGGCAGCGCTGGAACTCCTTCCGCTACACCGGACCCCTGCCGCACGCCCGGTTCGACCCGCACCCGGTCAACCGGGACGGCGGCCCCACCACCGAGTCCGGCCACGGCGCGCTCTACTTCGGACTGACCGTGCGCACCAGCGTCGCGGAGGTGTTCCAGCAGACCTCGGTCGTCGACCGCTCGACCCGCCGCCCGCACCTGGTGGTCTTCCGGCCGCAGCGCACGCTGCGGCTGCTCGACCTGTGCGGGCTGTGGCCGACCCGGGCGGGCGCGTCCCAGGAGATCAGCAGCGGCAACAAAACCGTCACCCAGGCGTGGGCGCGCGCGATCCGCTCGGCGCACCCGGAACTGGACGGGGTCTGGTACAGATCGTCCATGGACAGTGGCGAACCCGCGATCTGCCTGTGGGATCCACCGGCGCGCGGCAGCCTGCCGACGTCACCGGACCTGCTGCTGCCGTTGGACTACCCAGGCTTGGACCTGCCGCTGGCCCGCATCTGCGAGGAGCTGAACTACACGCTTTTGTAA
- a CDS encoding patatin-like phospholipase family protein — MDLPRPIGFVLGGGGSLGAIQVGMLRALAERDITPDLVTGTSVGSLNGALIAQAGEPPIERLTDIWSRMTRQSVFPGSLIGQVRTFQRTKTHLFPSDGLAAVVDEHLGGGVTFSDLRLPLGVVAMDVATAAPVLIRSGPVAPAVLASAAIPGIFPPVEHEGRVLYDGGVVANVPMRQAIAMGAKSLVVLDCAFPGRLPEVPRGMAEIVLYMAMVSMRQQAVLEAPLAAAEVPVVYLPGPPLIRVTPLDFTHTPELIGESYVVSSAFLHGLTVSGPGLYGAPGRA; from the coding sequence ATGGACCTGCCGCGCCCGATCGGTTTCGTCCTCGGCGGCGGAGGCAGCCTGGGCGCGATCCAGGTGGGCATGCTGCGCGCCCTCGCCGAGCGTGACATCACCCCGGACCTGGTCACCGGCACGTCGGTCGGCTCACTCAACGGCGCGCTGATCGCGCAGGCGGGTGAGCCGCCTATCGAGCGGCTGACTGATATCTGGTCCCGGATGACCCGGCAGTCGGTGTTCCCCGGAAGCCTGATCGGGCAGGTGCGGACGTTCCAGCGGACGAAGACCCACCTGTTCCCCAGCGACGGGTTGGCGGCGGTGGTCGACGAACACCTGGGCGGCGGCGTCACGTTCTCGGACCTGCGGCTGCCATTGGGCGTCGTGGCGATGGATGTCGCGACCGCCGCACCGGTGCTGATCCGTTCAGGGCCGGTCGCGCCCGCGGTGCTGGCCAGTGCGGCGATCCCGGGCATCTTCCCGCCGGTGGAACACGAGGGGCGGGTGCTCTACGACGGCGGGGTGGTGGCCAACGTGCCGATGCGCCAGGCCATCGCTATGGGGGCGAAGTCGTTGGTGGTGCTGGATTGCGCGTTTCCCGGGCGGCTGCCTGAGGTGCCGCGGGGGATGGCGGAGATCGTGTTGTATATGGCGATGGTGTCGATGCGGCAGCAGGCCGTGCTCGAAGCGCCTTTGGCGGCTGCTGAGGTGCCGGTTGTGTATTTGCCGGGGCCGCCGTTGATTCGGGTGACGCCGTTGGACTTCACTCACACGCCGGAGTTGATCGGTGAGTCCTATGTGGTCAGTAGTGCTTTCTTGCATGGGCTGACGGTGTCTGGGCCTGGGTTGTATGGTGCTCCGGGCCGCGCGTAA